One Bacteroidia bacterium genomic window carries:
- a CDS encoding LytTR family DNA-binding domain-containing protein, which translates to MKCIIIEDELPAQQLLLNYIERTADLSCVGVYTSVSEVSLPGLAKIDLLFLDIQLPELNGLDFLRTLEKRPSIIITTAYREYAIDAFEEAVSDYLLKPFSYQRFLKAIFRVQKEILPEQEESSPDSIFVYADRTFKKIVKSDILYIKAEVDYVMIYFGENKFLIKDSLNNWEEKLKDAGFIRVHRSYLINFEKVESIEGNVIKIATADIPIGKTFREPFFALVKSRH; encoded by the coding sequence ATGAAATGTATCATAATAGAGGACGAATTACCCGCTCAACAATTACTCTTGAATTATATTGAGCGCACCGCTGATTTATCATGTGTAGGAGTCTATACCTCTGTATCAGAAGTTTCTTTGCCTGGCCTGGCTAAAATTGATCTCTTATTTCTGGATATTCAATTGCCTGAGCTAAACGGCCTGGATTTTTTGAGGACGTTGGAAAAAAGACCTTCTATCATTATCACAACTGCCTATCGCGAATATGCCATTGATGCATTTGAAGAAGCCGTATCTGATTATTTGCTGAAGCCTTTCTCTTATCAGCGATTTCTTAAGGCGATCTTTCGGGTTCAAAAAGAAATACTACCCGAACAGGAAGAAAGCTCTCCCGATTCCATATTTGTGTATGCAGACAGAACTTTCAAGAAAATAGTAAAATCAGATATCCTCTACATAAAGGCTGAGGTAGATTATGTCATGATATACTTTGGGGAAAATAAATTCCTCATTAAAGACAGCCTCAACAATTGGGAAGAGAAACTAAAGGATGCAGGATTTATACGGGTCCATCGTTCTTACCTCATTAATTTTGAAAAGGTAGAGAGTATCGAGGGCAATGTGATCAAGATTGCTACAGCCGATATACCTATTGGAAAAACCTTTAGAGAGCCCTTTTTTGCCCTGGTCAAGTCTCGTCATTAG
- a CDS encoding outer membrane beta-barrel family protein has protein sequence MTRAILLFLSIFFMCSFPLALHSQSLSGKIRDSKTGEGIPFATLVLSDSSQNFVDGVSSGKDGSYQLNIPKGNYSLKVDFIGYESYTQKLEIQADKKLDIEMNVEVLSLEEQTIEGQRTTIEQFIDKKVITVGNDLLSVGGDANTVLEQLAEVQVDPRGGISLRGSSNVNVLVNGKPSPLSNAELLQQIPSNEIESIEIITSPSAKYQADGLTGIINIITHKKVKRGINGSLNAGVNTLKGGNLGTTLSYGSKKFNYRLGSSYRNNIFRHENYRIRSGIGPFEQWNSFLFDGDVWGINGSIDWFANEHNEFTLGLNFTDNRHAMSNEGNIIQENDTVFQSSLSNHIHRTLNLNANYRHYFESKDHYLEIDAQASDNSNVLSASFKPNLEIRDNFSDNDVAISNVAVDYGKKIGESSKFEAGYLWNNQRLSNNRLFFNTLDEIETQDRFQNQESTHALYLISTFSLDKLTVKAGLRGELFKREVSFSSTEPQLKNDYANLFPSVHLSYKINKQLTLVGGYNRRTSRPRMYQVNPIRIQSNEFTVDQGNPDLKPEFSNNFDLSFILQTENFRISPSFSYRQKQDLIIQNNNINEEGVTIYSYFNNGKSDVLGTGLDLSATFAKWWNYTIGFNWNYEKFRNDQIGFIRNFKRRYSLLFRNQFSLGSKLAINLSWRYNSPESSFYYTRAFNQKWDMGVSYKLLENRANLGFRLTDILNTQVREGLNSGDGFQQFFITNPRSRVAYLSFSYLFGKNDLKKRNKKSRRYGSGIID, from the coding sequence ATGACCCGAGCCATACTCCTTTTCCTTTCAATCTTCTTCATGTGCTCTTTCCCTTTGGCACTACATTCACAATCCCTATCTGGAAAAATCAGGGATAGCAAAACAGGAGAAGGAATTCCATTTGCAACCCTTGTATTATCAGATAGTAGCCAGAACTTTGTCGATGGTGTTTCGAGTGGAAAAGATGGAAGCTATCAGTTGAATATTCCGAAGGGGAATTATTCCCTGAAGGTTGATTTCATTGGATATGAAAGTTATACCCAGAAGCTTGAAATACAAGCTGATAAAAAGCTTGATATTGAAATGAATGTGGAAGTCCTTTCACTGGAAGAGCAAACAATCGAAGGGCAAAGAACCACTATAGAGCAATTTATTGACAAGAAAGTCATTACGGTCGGGAATGATTTATTATCTGTAGGAGGCGATGCAAATACAGTTCTTGAACAATTGGCCGAAGTGCAAGTCGATCCCAGAGGTGGTATATCTCTCAGGGGAAGTAGCAATGTCAATGTTCTGGTCAATGGCAAACCCTCTCCACTCAGTAATGCGGAATTATTGCAACAGATCCCATCCAATGAAATTGAATCCATAGAAATCATAACTTCTCCCTCTGCCAAATACCAGGCGGATGGATTGACGGGTATTATCAATATCATTACCCATAAAAAAGTAAAAAGAGGAATAAACGGAAGCCTGAATGCAGGAGTGAATACCTTAAAAGGAGGAAATCTCGGCACAACACTCAGCTATGGGAGCAAGAAATTCAATTATAGATTGGGCAGTTCTTATCGAAACAACATTTTCAGGCATGAGAATTATAGAATTCGGAGCGGGATCGGTCCTTTTGAACAATGGAACAGTTTTTTATTTGATGGAGATGTTTGGGGAATAAATGGATCCATCGACTGGTTTGCGAATGAACATAATGAGTTTACCCTGGGCCTGAATTTTACCGATAACCGCCATGCGATGAGCAATGAGGGGAACATCATTCAAGAGAATGATACCGTATTTCAATCATCGCTCTCAAATCACATCCACAGAACCCTAAATCTCAATGCTAACTATCGGCATTATTTTGAGTCCAAAGATCACTACCTGGAGATAGATGCCCAGGCCTCCGACAATTCGAATGTATTATCTGCCAGTTTCAAACCCAATCTGGAAATAAGAGACAATTTCTCAGATAATGATGTGGCGATTTCAAATGTGGCGGTCGATTATGGTAAAAAGATCGGAGAATCCTCAAAATTTGAAGCGGGCTATTTATGGAACAATCAACGACTAAGCAATAATCGCCTTTTCTTTAATACCTTAGATGAAATCGAAACTCAAGATCGCTTTCAGAATCAGGAGTCTACCCATGCACTTTACCTAATCTCCACTTTTTCGCTGGACAAACTAACGGTCAAGGCTGGCCTAAGAGGAGAATTGTTTAAAAGGGAAGTAAGTTTTTCTTCAACTGAACCTCAGCTAAAAAATGATTATGCCAACCTTTTTCCCTCTGTCCACCTTAGCTATAAAATCAATAAGCAACTGACATTGGTAGGAGGATACAATAGAAGGACCTCTCGTCCTCGCATGTATCAGGTGAATCCTATTCGAATTCAATCCAATGAATTTACTGTTGATCAGGGCAATCCGGATCTAAAGCCAGAATTCTCCAATAATTTCGACTTATCCTTTATCCTCCAAACCGAAAACTTCAGGATTAGCCCTTCTTTTTCTTATCGTCAAAAGCAGGACCTCATTATTCAGAACAATAACATAAATGAGGAAGGAGTAACCATTTACTCTTATTTCAATAATGGGAAAAGTGATGTTTTGGGTACGGGACTGGATCTGAGTGCGACTTTCGCAAAGTGGTGGAATTACACAATCGGCTTTAATTGGAATTATGAAAAATTCAGGAACGACCAGATTGGATTCATCCGAAATTTCAAACGCAGATATTCCCTTCTTTTCAGAAACCAGTTTAGCCTGGGTTCCAAATTAGCGATCAACCTTTCCTGGAGGTATAATTCTCCGGAAAGCTCCTTTTATTACACCCGTGCATTTAACCAGAAATGGGATATGGGTGTAAGCTACAAGCTCCTGGAAAACAGAGCTAATCTGGGCTTTAGGCTGACTGATATTCTCAATACCCAGGTTCGGGAAGGCTTAAATTCGGGGGATGGATTTCAGCAATTTTTCATCACCAATCCTCGCTCAAGAGTGGCTTATTTATCCTTCTCTTATCTATTCGGCAAAAACGATCTCAAAAAACGAAACAAGAAATCGAGAAGATACGGCAGCGGAATCATTGATTAA
- a CDS encoding serine hydrolase domain-containing protein — protein MKKLCSQSLILALLLIHSSLAFGQKNTEVLIDSLESFIQEKLIPGAMISIVKSDSLIFVGGIGYADIEKNEKVSAQHLFRQASISKSFTALGLFQLLKDSPYKLNSPIREIDPEIPFTNPWQADAPVRVSHLLEHTSGFEDFHLHAIYNKKDSTLPPIRNMLEDHRKSLHARWQAGTKKAYANPNYILAGHLIEKIAGGSFDQYIKENILHPIGMNLSGFYFKKPEDKLFAQGYQRIGISLSPIEFTTINGGPAGDFCTNASDMAAYLQYMLRRDTSIFTRAELERIENPRTSIAAKHGLSVGYGLGNYSLWKNGFLFHGHGGQIEGFTSRYVYSKEADIGVAVAINRNGNANELIDEILRHLLGNQNHAPKGRLTYAIPDSIKNKFSGFYEFNSPKSELIGFTDKMLAGLILDFQKEKLITRTLLGKAKDTLYYAGNNQFYVNNEGVPSAILIETDSEEAVFWINDHYTEKKSRLKRLLIFFGLLFSFLFLAAFTIYALVWFIRNAFKKDKAYPFNHLALLGVAVFFSLTFVGFGGSVSDPKSFTGLSFSSLLMYVSSYALIAMTLFSIYRCFKLPKKRGFQLFYVATSFGALAISMYLWDIGIIGLKLWSY, from the coding sequence ATGAAAAAACTTTGTAGCCAATCACTCATCTTAGCTTTATTGCTGATCCATTCATCTCTAGCTTTCGGACAAAAAAATACGGAAGTCCTTATAGATAGTCTGGAAAGTTTTATTCAGGAGAAGCTGATTCCGGGTGCAATGATTAGCATTGTGAAATCGGATAGCCTGATTTTTGTAGGAGGAATTGGCTATGCAGATATTGAAAAGAATGAAAAAGTTAGCGCGCAACATCTGTTTCGACAGGCTTCCATTTCTAAATCATTTACGGCTTTGGGCCTATTTCAATTGCTCAAAGATTCACCTTACAAACTGAATAGTCCCATACGAGAAATAGATCCGGAAATTCCATTCACAAACCCCTGGCAAGCTGATGCTCCCGTGCGAGTTTCACATCTCTTAGAACACACTTCAGGTTTTGAAGATTTTCATCTGCATGCCATTTATAATAAAAAAGACAGTACGCTCCCTCCCATAAGAAATATGCTGGAAGACCATCGAAAATCTTTACACGCAAGATGGCAAGCGGGTACAAAGAAGGCATATGCAAATCCCAACTATATTCTAGCTGGACATTTGATCGAAAAAATAGCTGGGGGCTCATTTGATCAGTATATCAAAGAAAATATCCTGCATCCTATAGGCATGAATTTGTCGGGCTTTTATTTTAAAAAACCTGAGGATAAATTATTTGCCCAAGGATATCAAAGAATCGGCATAAGCCTTAGCCCCATAGAATTCACCACTATAAATGGAGGGCCGGCAGGGGATTTTTGTACCAATGCAAGCGATATGGCTGCCTACCTTCAGTACATGCTAAGGCGTGATACTTCGATTTTTACAAGGGCTGAACTAGAAAGGATCGAAAATCCCAGAACAAGTATTGCCGCAAAGCATGGTTTGTCTGTGGGATATGGATTGGGAAATTATTCCTTATGGAAAAACGGCTTCCTCTTTCACGGTCATGGCGGGCAAATTGAAGGATTTACTTCGAGATATGTCTATTCAAAAGAGGCTGATATTGGCGTAGCGGTAGCCATCAATCGAAACGGAAATGCAAATGAATTGATCGATGAAATCCTGAGGCACCTCCTCGGCAACCAAAATCATGCTCCAAAAGGGAGGCTTACTTATGCTATTCCCGATTCTATAAAAAACAAATTTTCCGGTTTCTATGAATTCAATAGCCCCAAGAGTGAACTTATTGGCTTTACAGATAAAATGCTTGCCGGTTTGATCCTGGATTTTCAAAAAGAAAAACTGATTACGAGAACGCTTCTGGGTAAAGCCAAAGACACCTTATATTATGCGGGCAATAATCAATTTTATGTAAATAATGAAGGAGTCCCCTCTGCCATCTTGATAGAGACGGATTCTGAAGAAGCTGTTTTTTGGATAAATGATCATTACACGGAAAAGAAATCAAGACTGAAAAGATTACTCATCTTTTTTGGCCTGCTTTTTTCCTTCTTGTTTTTAGCGGCTTTTACCATCTATGCTTTGGTCTGGTTCATTAGAAATGCATTTAAAAAAGATAAAGCATATCCTTTCAATCATCTGGCGCTTCTAGGGGTTGCTGTCTTTTTTAGCCTGACTTTTGTCGGATTTGGAGGCTCAGTAAGTGATCCAAAGTCCTTCACAGGTTTAAGTTTCTCTTCATTGCTCATGTATGTGAGTTCGTATGCCCTGATCGCAATGACGTTATTCTCCATATATAGGTGCTTTAAATTACCCAAGAAAAGAGGCTTTCAACTTTTTTATGTCGCCACTTCTTTTGGGGCATTAGCAATTTCAATGTACTTGTGGGACATCGGTATTATTGGATTGAAATTGTGGAGTTATTGA
- a CDS encoding histidine kinase: METLNRPRLLQIEILFHLVFWLVYFFYPVIKFGDQYDFGFELYESLLNLGLIATSVYLTYFSFKFLTQHPGFIPILLALIGALIYLNCSLKVSDCNCSFRLCLINKSVEYAFVNTFFLAIVGFKKYILSQQALQKSEEERVRAELKGLKAQINPHFLFNTLNMLYANATEIDKSLAEKILKLSDNLHYLLHEGGKQEVPLIQEVNFIEDYISLQKARLGEKIAVDFQVQTDKPHTLIPPLLLIPFVENAFKYTSMMKGENLLLNIFLRIEKKQLEFIVQNQFRPELASSQSENLKRSGIGIKTTLRRLHLLYPDRFSLHTAQEEELYKVIMKVDLA, from the coding sequence ATGGAAACTCTTAATCGTCCCAGGCTATTACAAATTGAAATACTCTTTCATCTTGTCTTTTGGTTGGTCTATTTCTTTTATCCAGTCATCAAATTCGGGGATCAGTATGATTTTGGGTTCGAACTCTATGAATCTCTTTTAAATCTGGGCCTGATTGCTACTTCTGTCTATCTGACTTACTTTTCCTTTAAGTTTCTCACCCAACATCCCGGATTTATTCCCATTCTTCTTGCTTTGATCGGGGCCTTGATTTATTTGAATTGTTCCCTGAAAGTGAGCGATTGCAATTGCAGTTTCCGCCTGTGTTTAATCAACAAATCTGTAGAATATGCTTTTGTCAATACCTTCTTTCTGGCGATTGTCGGTTTTAAAAAATACATTTTGAGTCAGCAAGCCTTACAAAAAAGCGAAGAGGAAAGAGTGAGGGCCGAACTAAAAGGTTTGAAAGCTCAAATCAATCCTCATTTTTTGTTCAACACCCTCAATATGCTCTATGCCAATGCTACTGAGATTGATAAGTCCCTCGCTGAGAAAATATTGAAACTCTCAGACAATTTGCATTATCTCCTACACGAAGGAGGAAAACAAGAGGTTCCTTTGATACAAGAGGTTAATTTTATAGAAGATTATATAAGTCTTCAGAAAGCCAGATTAGGTGAAAAAATAGCCGTAGATTTTCAGGTACAAACCGACAAACCCCATACACTTATTCCTCCTCTTCTCTTAATTCCTTTTGTAGAGAATGCCTTTAAATATACCAGCATGATGAAAGGGGAAAATTTATTGCTGAATATCTTTTTACGTATTGAAAAGAAGCAGCTTGAATTTATCGTACAAAATCAATTTCGTCCGGAACTTGCCTCATCCCAATCAGAAAATTTAAAAAGAAGTGGAATAGGCATAAAAACGACCCTCAGACGCTTGCATTTATTATACCCGGATCGATTTAGTTTACATACAGCTCAGGAAGAGGAGCTTTATAAGGTCATTATGAAAGTGGATTTAGCATGA